The Thiogranum longum genome includes a region encoding these proteins:
- a CDS encoding ExeA family protein, with protein MNFASYPLLARQQQGNTMYKRHFGLSVSPFRITPDTRKFFGGGQRAEILETLIYAICNGEGMIKVTGEIGTGKTMLCHMLQEQLPDSVEVVYLANPNLTRDEILTAIVLELELPVPEGCSRLQLMQHLQDYLLYCHRKQRRVVVFIEEAQQMPLQTLEEIRLLSNLETRDAKLLQLLLFGQPELDKLLEKHEIRQLRDRIGHSIHLTPLSSKEVAEYLRFRLHNAGYRGGELFTWSACWLLALSSGGLIRRLHHLAEKSLLSAFSANAVRVRLIDAWRARSDGQHLAKLPRFAGGVVAGTLITALTVFLQNLPAPQAESTQAAAMQRIAETPTPDPVLEAARQRALSIQPSAGLPAVSQRLAASEIWLRNPHGGLTIQLLLSEDDDLANIEKLIEKQPYRNIQSNIFLSRSEIGGRPRWNVLYGNFDSKSKALAAIADLPDELRRHKPFIRSISALYKSQERTEAQTKKESSG; from the coding sequence GTGAATTTTGCTTCATATCCCCTGCTAGCACGGCAGCAACAGGGTAACACCATGTATAAAAGACACTTCGGGTTGTCAGTATCGCCATTTCGTATTACCCCGGACACACGCAAATTTTTTGGTGGTGGGCAGCGTGCAGAAATACTGGAAACACTGATATACGCGATCTGTAACGGCGAAGGCATGATCAAGGTAACCGGTGAAATCGGTACCGGAAAAACCATGCTTTGCCATATGCTGCAGGAACAACTGCCCGACTCGGTCGAGGTCGTTTACCTTGCCAATCCCAACCTGACTCGCGACGAAATTTTGACGGCCATCGTGCTGGAGCTTGAATTACCTGTTCCGGAGGGGTGCTCGCGCCTGCAACTTATGCAACACCTGCAGGATTACCTGCTCTACTGTCACCGCAAACAACGTCGTGTCGTGGTCTTTATTGAAGAAGCCCAGCAGATGCCTTTGCAGACACTTGAAGAAATTCGCCTGCTTTCGAATCTGGAAACCCGTGACGCCAAGCTTCTGCAGCTACTGCTGTTCGGTCAACCCGAACTCGATAAGCTATTGGAAAAACATGAAATTCGTCAATTACGGGATCGTATCGGGCACAGTATTCACCTCACACCGCTTAGCTCGAAGGAAGTCGCTGAATACTTGCGCTTCCGGCTTCATAATGCCGGTTATCGGGGCGGTGAATTGTTTACCTGGTCGGCCTGCTGGTTGCTGGCACTTTCTTCAGGTGGGCTGATTCGACGACTGCATCACCTGGCAGAAAAGTCATTACTGTCTGCATTCTCTGCCAACGCTGTACGGGTTCGGCTGATTGATGCCTGGCGTGCCCGTAGTGACGGCCAACATCTGGCAAAACTGCCACGTTTTGCCGGGGGAGTGGTGGCCGGCACCCTGATTACAGCACTGACCGTATTCCTCCAGAATTTACCGGCACCACAAGCTGAATCAACGCAGGCTGCAGCCATGCAGCGAATCGCAGAAACTCCAACGCCAGACCCGGTGCTCGAAGCTGCCCGGCAGCGTGCGCTCAGTATCCAGCCCTCTGCCGGCCTGCCAGCCGTCTCACAACGACTGGCCGCATCAGAAATCTGGCTACGCAACCCGCACGGCGGATTGACGATACAGCTCTTGCTGAGTGAAGACGACGATCTTGCCAATATAGAAAAACTGATTGAAAAACAACCTTATAGGAATATTCAATCAAACATTTTCCTGTCACGAAGTGAAATTGGGGGACGCCCGCGCTGGAACGTCCTGTACGGGAATTTTGATAGCAAGTCCAAAGCTTTGGCGGCAATTGCCGATCTACCTGATGAGCTGCGCAGGCATAAACCGTTCATACGTTCGATATCCGCACTATACAAAAGCCAGGAACGAACCGAAGCGCAGACCAAAAAGGAAAGCTCAGGATGA
- a CDS encoding efflux RND transporter periplasmic adaptor subunit, whose product MSFFSLTLNAAITGLVLQLASLPSIAAPATLKTTQAGYQLMPDEQRFDGLVEAVYQSTISAQTAGEIIELPFDVNDYVPKGALIVRLDDKRQKAQLDQAIASEARARAQLADAESDYRRKQQLFKKKVLGKATLDKAETALKSARAGLELAQAKLDQAREQWEYTRVRAPFAGVMIERLVEIGEHARTGTPLATGLSLEKLRVQVAIPAHYAGHIRENLQARVQKPGGQEWLESTDITLFPFADPHSHTFTARVQLPEGQHGMYPGVLAKVAFLVGRQQALLIPDSAIIHRSEVTGVYVVADSGRIYFRQLRIGRPAAGNMRVVLAGLEEGEAVALDPVAAGIALKQQVNTVSHE is encoded by the coding sequence ATGTCGTTTTTCTCGCTCACGCTTAATGCCGCCATCACTGGCCTTGTCTTGCAGCTGGCATCACTGCCGTCAATTGCAGCGCCGGCTACACTCAAAACCACGCAGGCTGGCTACCAGTTGATGCCAGACGAACAACGCTTCGATGGCCTGGTCGAAGCCGTGTATCAATCTACAATCTCCGCCCAGACAGCGGGTGAGATTATCGAACTTCCATTCGATGTGAACGATTATGTTCCGAAGGGTGCGCTCATCGTGCGCCTTGATGACAAACGCCAGAAAGCCCAGCTGGACCAGGCCATCGCCAGTGAAGCACGGGCGCGGGCACAGCTTGCCGATGCCGAATCCGACTACCGGCGCAAACAGCAGCTGTTCAAAAAGAAGGTGCTGGGCAAGGCTACGCTGGACAAGGCAGAAACAGCGCTCAAGTCTGCCCGAGCCGGACTGGAACTGGCACAGGCAAAACTGGACCAGGCACGTGAGCAATGGGAATACACCAGGGTACGTGCTCCGTTTGCCGGCGTCATGATCGAAAGGCTGGTTGAAATAGGCGAGCATGCCCGAACCGGCACACCGCTGGCAACGGGCTTGTCGCTGGAAAAGCTGCGCGTCCAGGTCGCCATTCCGGCGCACTACGCCGGCCATATACGTGAAAATCTGCAGGCGCGTGTACAAAAACCCGGTGGCCAGGAGTGGCTGGAAAGTACCGACATCACCCTGTTCCCTTTCGCAGACCCGCACAGCCATACCTTTACAGCGCGAGTACAGTTACCGGAAGGCCAGCATGGTATGTACCCGGGTGTGCTGGCCAAGGTCGCTTTCCTGGTCGGGCGACAGCAGGCGCTGCTGATCCCCGACAGTGCCATCATACATCGCAGCGAGGTAACCGGTGTTTACGTAGTTGCGGATTCGGGACGTATCTATTTTCGCCAATTGCGGATCGGGCGTCCCGCGGCCGGCAATATGCGCGTTGTGCTGGCCGGACTGGAAGAGGGCGAGGCGGTTGCACTGGATCCGGTGGCCGCCGGCATTGCGCTCAAACAGCAGGTAAACACTGTCTCCCATGAGTGA
- a CDS encoding tetratricopeptide repeat protein: MSLLMDALRRAETPADEATDETSATAEQTTATATESSAADLSLEPLNDVERQSEARQQHSGEDRQQQSPDDNASIDSERPDESGTVKRSHVVLEPRSSRTQNILMFISGLAFILLIVGSYYAWKSSELPAQRGFSSATLIDSPETPEVSQNELAQNETASVTKNVTAQKTTTTHRAVTPPKHAPDLHPAQASHSISPEPRPKPSINISKRQKIPGINPELIAAYNAYQKQNFELSEKLYKRVLRRYPDNRDAVLGLAAIAMYQGRYATARDFYTRALKANPADSVARIALHSLIGSGDALKDGSRLKQWLQSDPGNPQLHFALGNYYAENRQWKEAQHAYFEAFRLAPSRADYAFNLAVTLDRLMLRKQALEYYRKAQELAGSTTLFSTRQLEQRITQLENYGGAKQ; the protein is encoded by the coding sequence TTGAGCCTGCTTATGGATGCACTCCGACGTGCAGAGACACCTGCCGATGAAGCGACGGATGAAACCTCTGCAACAGCAGAGCAGACAACTGCAACCGCCACGGAAAGCAGCGCGGCTGATCTTTCGCTGGAACCGCTGAATGATGTTGAACGCCAGTCAGAAGCTCGTCAGCAACACTCCGGTGAAGATCGGCAACAACAATCGCCTGATGACAATGCTTCCATCGATAGTGAACGTCCGGATGAATCCGGAACGGTAAAACGCAGCCACGTAGTACTGGAGCCGCGCTCCAGCCGGACACAAAACATACTCATGTTCATTTCCGGCCTGGCATTTATTCTGCTGATTGTGGGCAGCTACTATGCCTGGAAGTCCAGCGAGCTACCTGCACAAAGAGGCTTTTCATCGGCAACACTGATCGACTCACCCGAAACACCAGAAGTTTCACAAAATGAACTCGCTCAGAATGAGACAGCCTCGGTGACAAAAAACGTAACGGCACAAAAGACAACCACCACACACCGTGCAGTTACACCACCAAAACACGCACCAGACCTTCACCCGGCGCAGGCGAGCCACAGCATAAGCCCTGAGCCTCGTCCAAAGCCATCAATCAACATCAGCAAGCGGCAGAAAATACCCGGCATCAACCCGGAGCTGATAGCCGCCTACAATGCTTACCAGAAACAGAATTTTGAACTGTCAGAGAAACTCTATAAACGTGTCCTGCGCCGCTACCCCGATAACCGGGATGCCGTACTGGGGCTGGCCGCCATTGCCATGTACCAGGGGCGTTATGCCACCGCACGCGATTTCTACACGCGCGCCCTGAAAGCCAATCCTGCTGACAGTGTTGCCCGTATCGCACTGCATTCACTTATCGGTTCAGGCGATGCACTGAAAGACGGCAGCCGTCTCAAGCAATGGTTGCAGTCAGATCCGGGCAACCCGCAACTACACTTTGCACTCGGTAATTACTACGCTGAGAACAGGCAATGGAAGGAAGCACAGCATGCATATTTTGAAGCCTTTCGTCTTGCACCCTCACGAGCCGATTATGCCTTCAACCTTGCCGTGACACTGGATCGTCTGATGTTGCGCAAACAGGCACTCGAGTATTACCGCAAGGCACAGGAACTTGCCGGTAGCACAACTTTATTCAGCACCAGACAACTGGAGCAGCGCATTACCCAGCTGGAAAATTACGGGGGAGCGAAACAGTGA
- a CDS encoding efflux RND transporter permease subunit → MSEQPGFSGAIARRFLQTEITPLLALLGVLLGLFAIAVTPREEEPQINVTFANVFIPFPGASAREVEKLVTSSAEQVLAEIEGVKHIYSVSRPGLSILSVEFLVGEPRTEAIVRLYNALYSNQDWLPADLGVGQPLVKPKGIDDVPIVTLTLWTEDPTRAGADLRHIAHTLETELKRVPGTRNIYTVGGPAPIVDIHFDPQRLAGYGLTLEALRNALQQANQSADVGTLVNHNREIQVKAGQLLGDAQTIAGLVVGMHAGKPVYLRDVAEVQQGPEQPTQYVWFGSGAAAGDASMPGVHPAVTLAIAKQPGTNAVKIADQVVARLDELKGIFIPQGVNVTITRNYGVTADQKAQTLIKKLIFATASVVLLVIFSLGWREAIIVGSAVIITLAITLFASWAWGFTLNRVSLFALIFSIGILVDDAVVVVENIHRHMQMGKLNLVQAIPVAVDEVGGPTILATFTVIAALLPMAFVTGLMGPYMSPIPINASMGMLISLAVALVVTPWMSLKMLRKSPAHDAEEQGDSRLLAAFRRFLTPFLSGDKGRRARLLMLAAMLILILFSVGLAGVKLVVLKMLPFDNKSEFQVVVDMPEGTSLEQTNRVLTELAGYLAGVPEVDNYQIYAGTAAPINFNGLVRQYYLREGASVGDIQVNLVDKSHRQRKSHDIARSVRDPLQAIGKRFDAVIKIVEVPPGPPVLSPLVAEIYGPDYDGQIKVARQIRQVFTNTADIVDVDDSIEQPAPRWIVSIDRTRAAQLGVDQATVVRALATALDGENISYLHDPDARYPVAIRLELPVAEKTDIEQVLGIKVRGRDNTLVALSELVTLESSSIERSIYRKDHLPLVFVTADMAGKLDSPLYGMAALHRNIGETLTTNGEPVQQHLIKQPDNPYRYSLKWDGEWQITYETFRDMGIAYSVGLILIYLLVVAQFRSYLTPLVIMAPIPLTIIGVMPGHALLGAQFTATSMIGMIALAGIIVRNSILLVDFINDEVARGIAFEEAVIRAGAIRAKPIILTGLAAVLGALFILDDPIFRGLAIALIFGLLVSTVLTLVVIPVMYYALMRKRLGRLKASQ, encoded by the coding sequence ATGAGTGAACAACCCGGCTTCTCGGGTGCTATCGCCCGGCGCTTTCTGCAAACCGAAATCACACCGCTACTGGCATTGCTGGGTGTGCTACTCGGGCTGTTTGCGATTGCAGTGACACCGCGCGAAGAAGAACCACAGATCAATGTCACTTTTGCCAACGTCTTCATCCCGTTCCCCGGTGCTTCCGCGCGTGAAGTGGAAAAACTGGTAACGAGTTCCGCCGAACAGGTATTGGCCGAAATCGAAGGCGTCAAACACATTTATTCCGTATCACGCCCGGGACTGTCTATCCTCAGCGTTGAATTTCTGGTGGGGGAACCGCGTACCGAAGCCATTGTCCGGCTCTACAATGCCCTGTATTCAAACCAGGACTGGCTTCCAGCCGATCTGGGTGTTGGCCAGCCACTGGTCAAACCCAAGGGCATCGATGATGTACCCATCGTTACGCTGACATTGTGGACAGAGGACCCCACACGTGCGGGTGCTGATCTCAGACACATTGCGCATACGCTGGAAACAGAACTCAAGCGTGTGCCCGGCACCCGGAATATATATACGGTAGGTGGGCCGGCACCGATCGTGGATATCCACTTCGACCCACAGAGACTTGCCGGTTACGGACTCACACTGGAAGCATTGCGCAACGCCCTGCAGCAAGCGAACCAGTCCGCTGATGTTGGTACGCTGGTCAATCACAATCGTGAGATACAGGTCAAGGCAGGCCAATTGCTGGGCGACGCACAAACCATTGCCGGCCTGGTCGTCGGTATGCATGCGGGAAAACCGGTTTACCTGCGTGATGTTGCCGAAGTACAGCAAGGGCCTGAACAACCCACGCAGTATGTCTGGTTCGGCTCCGGCGCCGCGGCGGGTGATGCTTCGATGCCAGGTGTACATCCTGCAGTAACACTGGCGATTGCCAAACAACCGGGAACCAACGCAGTAAAAATAGCAGACCAGGTTGTTGCACGGCTGGATGAACTGAAAGGCATCTTCATCCCGCAAGGTGTGAACGTTACCATCACGCGCAACTATGGCGTCACCGCCGACCAGAAGGCGCAGACACTGATCAAAAAACTCATTTTCGCTACCGCATCGGTCGTTCTTCTGGTTATTTTCAGCCTCGGCTGGCGCGAAGCCATTATTGTCGGCAGCGCAGTCATTATTACACTGGCCATCACCTTGTTCGCCTCCTGGGCGTGGGGCTTCACGCTTAACCGCGTGTCACTGTTTGCGCTGATCTTCTCCATCGGGATCCTGGTGGATGACGCGGTTGTGGTGGTCGAAAATATCCACCGCCACATGCAAATGGGCAAGCTGAACCTGGTACAGGCCATTCCTGTTGCCGTGGACGAGGTAGGCGGGCCAACTATCCTGGCCACCTTTACCGTCATTGCCGCCCTGTTACCGATGGCATTTGTTACCGGGCTGATGGGGCCATATATGAGCCCGATACCCATCAATGCCAGTATGGGCATGCTGATTTCACTGGCAGTGGCACTGGTTGTCACACCATGGATGTCGTTGAAAATGCTGCGCAAGTCACCAGCGCACGATGCTGAAGAACAGGGAGATTCACGCTTGCTGGCAGCCTTCCGGCGTTTTCTGACACCGTTCCTGTCCGGTGACAAGGGACGCCGCGCACGCCTCCTCATGCTTGCGGCCATGCTGATACTGATCCTGTTCTCGGTCGGACTTGCCGGTGTAAAACTGGTGGTTCTGAAAATGCTGCCGTTCGATAACAAGTCCGAGTTCCAGGTTGTTGTCGACATGCCCGAAGGCACGTCACTGGAACAGACCAACCGCGTACTGACCGAACTGGCTGGCTACCTGGCCGGCGTGCCGGAAGTCGACAACTACCAGATCTATGCCGGCACGGCTGCCCCGATTAATTTCAACGGACTGGTGCGCCAGTACTATCTCCGGGAAGGTGCATCGGTCGGTGATATCCAGGTCAACCTGGTGGACAAGTCACATCGCCAGCGCAAGAGTCATGATATCGCCCGCAGTGTGCGTGATCCATTACAAGCCATCGGCAAACGCTTCGATGCTGTCATTAAAATTGTCGAGGTACCGCCCGGACCACCGGTTCTGTCACCACTGGTGGCTGAAATCTATGGTCCGGATTACGATGGCCAGATCAAAGTCGCCCGGCAAATTCGCCAGGTTTTTACAAATACCGCGGATATTGTCGATGTCGATGACAGCATTGAGCAGCCTGCACCGCGCTGGATTGTAAGCATTGACCGCACCCGTGCTGCACAACTTGGTGTAGATCAGGCAACCGTTGTTCGCGCACTGGCGACCGCGCTGGACGGAGAAAATATCAGCTACCTGCACGACCCCGATGCCCGCTACCCGGTTGCCATTCGGCTGGAACTTCCCGTGGCTGAAAAAACAGATATCGAGCAGGTGCTCGGCATCAAGGTGCGCGGCCGGGATAATACACTGGTCGCCTTGTCGGAACTGGTTACGCTGGAATCATCGTCCATTGAACGATCCATCTACCGCAAGGATCACCTGCCGCTGGTTTTTGTTACTGCTGACATGGCCGGCAAACTGGACAGTCCGTTGTATGGTATGGCAGCACTGCACCGGAACATCGGTGAGACACTCACCACCAACGGTGAACCTGTTCAGCAACACCTGATCAAGCAGCCAGACAACCCCTACAGGTACAGCCTGAAATGGGACGGGGAGTGGCAGATCACCTACGAAACTTTCCGGGATATGGGCATTGCCTATTCGGTGGGGCTGATACTGATTTATTTGTTGGTCGTTGCACAGTTCCGTTCCTACCTGACGCCACTGGTTATCATGGCACCGATCCCGCTCACTATCATCGGCGTTATGCCGGGGCACGCGCTGCTGGGCGCCCAGTTCACCGCTACCTCAATGATTGGCATGATTGCACTGGCAGGTATTATTGTGCGCAACTCCATCCTGCTGGTGGATTTCATCAATGACGAAGTCGCCAGAGGAATCGCTTTCGAGGAAGCCGTAATTCGTGCCGGCGCCATTCGGGCAAAACCCATTATCCTCACCGGACTGGCAGCTGTTCTTGGTGCGCTTTTCATACTCGATGACCCGATCTTTCGTGGCCTGGCTATCGCGTTGATATTCGGCTTGCTGGTTTCCACTGTTCTTACGCTGGTCGTGATCCCGGTGATGTACTACGCACTGATGCGCAAACGGCTGGGCCGGCTGAAAGCATCACAATAA
- a CDS encoding dihydroorotate dehydrogenase, whose amino-acid sequence MNQTDNPLAVDFCGLTLHSPLVLLSGCVGFGEEYTRVRGFSNRDVGAVCLKGTTLDPRPGNMPHRVYETPAGMLNAIGLQNPGVDHVVNSILPQLDFEETRFIANVSGSTVEEYHEVTRRFDDSPIDAIEINISCPNVKEGGVAFGNDPDMSARVVETCRKATNKPLITKLSPNQTDIAGNARRCIEAGSDAFAVINTLMGMAIDIETRQPVIGNNQGGLSGPAIKPVALLKVQQVYQVCKAHHIPIIGQGGITTVEDAIEFLIAGATTVGVGTALFYDPLVCKTLNSGISDYLQRHQLPGLASLTGSLQLN is encoded by the coding sequence ATGAACCAGACTGACAATCCGCTTGCCGTCGATTTCTGCGGCCTGACACTCCACTCACCGCTTGTGCTGTTGTCCGGCTGCGTGGGGTTTGGCGAGGAATATACACGGGTACGGGGATTTTCCAATCGTGATGTTGGTGCTGTCTGCCTGAAGGGCACCACACTCGACCCACGCCCGGGCAACATGCCACACCGTGTCTATGAGACACCGGCAGGCATGCTCAATGCCATTGGCCTGCAAAATCCCGGCGTAGACCATGTGGTAAACAGCATCCTGCCACAGCTGGATTTTGAAGAAACGCGTTTTATTGCCAATGTGTCCGGTTCTACTGTTGAGGAATATCATGAGGTCACGCGACGCTTTGATGACTCCCCGATCGATGCCATCGAAATCAATATTTCCTGCCCGAACGTGAAGGAGGGCGGTGTCGCCTTTGGGAATGACCCGGATATGTCCGCGAGAGTGGTGGAGACCTGTCGCAAGGCTACCAACAAACCCCTGATCACCAAACTGTCACCCAACCAGACCGATATCGCCGGCAATGCCCGCCGCTGCATCGAGGCTGGCAGTGATGCTTTTGCGGTCATCAACACGCTGATGGGCATGGCCATCGACATCGAAACCCGTCAGCCGGTGATCGGTAATAACCAGGGCGGCCTGTCCGGGCCGGCCATCAAACCCGTGGCTCTTCTCAAGGTTCAGCAAGTTTACCAAGTGTGTAAAGCACACCATATTCCTATTATTGGCCAGGGTGGTATTACAACTGTCGAGGATGCCATAGAGTTTCTCATTGCCGGCGCCACAACTGTCGGCGTCGGGACAGCCCTGTTCTATGATCCGCTGGTATGCAAGACTCTCAATAGCGGTATTTCTGACTATCTGCAGCGACATCAGCTACCGGGCCTTGCCTCACTGACCGGCAGTCTTCAACTCAACTAA
- the mshL gene encoding pilus (MSHA type) biogenesis protein MshL encodes MNSLRWMLYLLLTVLVTITGCASTPPKPASGHIDSSQRPDASHLSSDAIPSLVREAPVVPEPTPAIAQETYTVVVTNAALDELLFALARDAHLNIDVHPGLSGKVTLNAIDQTLLQILDRISAQVPVRYHFEDELLVVEPDQPYLRSYYIDYVNLARSSKSNNSVSTEIATTGQAAVGDSGGRGSSGGSNSSSTNVTSSSENQFWGRLRQNIASMLGLKGDDDASGQSVIINAETGLITILATQTQHLQLQEYLDRLVTNAQRQVLIEATVVEVELNNNYQFGVDWSKIADSGNGVSFTQSLLGTNLASPPVFSLNYTDNKSFGNISATVKMLQEFGNVKVLSSPKIMAINNQTALLKVVDNIVYFTLEADTVTGQTTTQTTFTSTPHTVPVGFVMSVTPQISREDAVTLNVRPTISRVTGFVNDPNPALAANSIESRIPQIQVREMESVLRVRSGQIAVLGGLIQDNVNLTDQGIPVLSQIDYLGDAFTYRDNKIKKSELVIFLRPRVVDSLDKPLDVYTDYLPNPDAALGPDHAGEWRVMR; translated from the coding sequence ATGAACAGTTTACGCTGGATGCTCTATTTACTGCTGACGGTGCTGGTGACCATAACCGGTTGTGCGTCGACGCCTCCGAAACCCGCGAGCGGACACATTGATAGCAGTCAACGTCCGGATGCCTCCCACCTTTCCAGTGATGCCATTCCCTCACTGGTGCGTGAAGCCCCGGTTGTCCCGGAGCCCACGCCGGCGATAGCGCAGGAAACCTACACTGTCGTTGTGACCAATGCAGCGCTTGATGAACTGCTGTTCGCACTGGCACGTGATGCCCATCTCAATATCGATGTTCATCCCGGACTGTCGGGAAAAGTGACATTAAACGCAATCGACCAGACCCTGCTGCAGATACTTGATCGTATTTCTGCACAGGTACCGGTTCGTTACCATTTTGAAGATGAACTGTTGGTGGTAGAGCCCGATCAACCTTATCTGCGCAGCTACTATATCGATTACGTGAATCTGGCCCGCAGCAGCAAGAGCAACAACAGTGTTTCTACCGAAATCGCCACAACCGGCCAGGCCGCCGTAGGCGATAGCGGCGGCAGAGGTAGTAGCGGTGGATCGAACAGCTCTTCGACAAATGTCACCAGTTCTTCGGAAAATCAGTTCTGGGGACGCCTACGGCAGAACATCGCCAGTATGCTGGGACTAAAGGGCGACGACGATGCATCCGGCCAATCCGTCATTATCAATGCCGAAACAGGGCTGATTACAATACTCGCCACACAAACCCAGCATTTACAGCTCCAGGAGTATCTCGACCGACTGGTAACCAACGCACAGCGCCAGGTGCTGATCGAAGCAACAGTTGTTGAAGTCGAACTGAACAATAACTATCAGTTCGGTGTGGACTGGTCAAAAATTGCCGATAGCGGAAATGGCGTCAGTTTTACCCAGAGCCTGCTTGGCACCAATCTGGCCAGCCCGCCTGTATTCTCTCTCAACTACACCGACAACAAGAGCTTCGGCAACATTTCTGCGACTGTAAAAATGTTGCAGGAATTCGGTAATGTGAAGGTACTGTCCAGCCCCAAGATAATGGCGATAAATAACCAGACAGCCTTGCTCAAGGTTGTTGATAATATTGTTTACTTTACACTTGAGGCCGATACTGTAACCGGCCAGACCACCACTCAAACCACCTTTACCAGTACGCCACACACCGTACCGGTCGGCTTTGTTATGTCTGTCACACCGCAAATCAGCCGTGAAGATGCCGTCACGCTTAATGTCAGACCGACCATCTCGCGTGTGACAGGTTTCGTAAATGACCCCAATCCTGCTTTGGCAGCCAACAGTATCGAAAGTCGAATTCCACAGATACAGGTTCGTGAAATGGAATCTGTATTACGCGTGCGCAGTGGTCAGATTGCCGTGCTGGGTGGGCTGATCCAGGACAATGTCAACCTGACTGACCAGGGTATCCCCGTCCTGTCACAAATTGATTACCTGGGTGATGCGTTCACCTACCGGGACAACAAAATCAAAAAATCCGAGCTGGTAATTTTCCTGCGTCCGCGCGTTGTGGACAGCCTCGACAAACCACTGGATGTCTACACGGATTACCTACCAAACCCTGATGCAGCGCTCGGGCCTGACCACGCAGGTGAATGGAGGGTAATGCGTTGA
- the trmL gene encoding tRNA (uridine(34)/cytosine(34)/5-carboxymethylaminomethyluridine(34)-2'-O)-methyltransferase TrmL has protein sequence MFHIVLYQPEIPPNTGNVMRLCANTGCSLHLIRPLGFELDDRKLRRAGLDYREWASVQVHDTLQGFITDIQPKNLYAVSTRGTRRYCDINYQPGDALLFGPETRGLPVGLLESQQVSTVIRLPMVARSRSLNLSNTVAVLVYEAWRQQAFSGAD, from the coding sequence ATGTTTCATATCGTACTCTATCAGCCGGAGATACCACCCAACACCGGCAACGTAATGCGCCTGTGCGCGAATACCGGTTGCAGCTTGCACCTGATCCGGCCGCTCGGCTTTGAGCTGGATGATCGTAAACTGCGCCGGGCGGGCCTGGATTATCGTGAATGGGCCAGTGTACAGGTGCACGATACGCTGCAAGGATTTATCACGGACATACAGCCGAAAAACCTGTACGCCGTTTCAACACGTGGTACCCGGCGCTATTGTGACATCAATTATCAACCCGGCGACGCGTTGCTGTTCGGTCCGGAAACCCGTGGGCTGCCAGTCGGTCTGCTCGAATCACAGCAGGTCAGCACAGTGATACGTCTGCCGATGGTGGCCCGGAGCCGTAGTTTGAATTTGTCCAATACGGTTGCTGTACTGGTCTATGAAGCATGGCGGCAGCAGGCGTTTTCAGGCGCTGACTGA